The Candidatus Zixiibacteriota bacterium genome segment AAATGGCTGCTGGTGATCCCGGCCATCCTGGTGACGGTGGTCACGGCCGCCAGCACGTTCTATTTGACGCCGGTCTTCGAGTCGTCGGTGACGATCTTCATGGAGAAGCCAGTGCGGCTGTCGCAGGATTTACAGCGGCTGATCGGCGGCGGGGGATCGGGCCTGGGGGGCAATCCCGAAACGCAGTCGCGCGAGCTGCAGAGTCTACAGAATGAGATCATTTCGGCGCCGTTCATCAGCCAGCTCAGTCGCAACATCGGTTTGGACAAGGATCCGGGAATCGAACTGATGGCGCGGCAGCTTCAGGTGCAGCAGCCGGATGTGCCGCTGGACGATCTCAAGTTCGACATCCTGCTGGAGACCTTGCGGAATCGCATCCACGTGGAATTTGCCGGGCTGAACCAGGTGCGCATCATCGCGCAGTCGTCCGATCCGGAGCGCTCGAAATTGATCGCGCAGAATCTGGGCGACATTTTCATTCAGGAGAAGACCAAGCAGGAATCGCGGGCGGTCAGCGCGACCTCGAATTTCTCTTCCGACCAACTCGAGATCTACGAGCGGGACTTGCAGGACAAGATCAACCAGAAGACCGCGCTGGAGACGGAGCAGGTGCAGATGCAGGTGGACGAGGGGGTGGCCTCGGAAGCCAACCGGCGGCAGATTACGCAAGAAATCCAGGGGATTACGCTGGAGATCAGCAACAAAGAGAACGAGGTGCGCGAGTTGCAATTGCGGCTGGCGAGCTTGCCGGGCGGATTGCCCAGCTTTCAGCCGTCGGAGAGCGTCACCAAGACGCAGGGTGAGATCAACCAATTGCTCGGTTCGACGATGGAGTTGATGCAGAAGTACAGTTGGAATGCACCGAGCCTGGTTTCGTTTAAGGTGCGGTTGTATGAGCTGATGTCGGGGATGGACGCCGAGGTCGACCGTCTGGTCAAGGCGGGCTTCAGCGATCTGTCCGCGGCCGATCAGCAGAGCTTGAGCACGCTGTTTGCGACGCGGCTGCGGCTGGAAGTGCTGTACAGTTACAACAACAATCTCAAGCTGGCGGTGGCCGAGGTGAATCGGCGGGTGAGCCTGATGCCGGGGTATGCGGCACGGATTGAGCAGTTGGACCGCGAGATTGACGCCGCGCGGCTTCTGCGCGACCAGTTCAAGCTATCCACGGAGGGCACGCAGATTTCGCAGGCGTTGCTGAGCGAATCGAAGTTTCGGGTGGTGGAGCCGGCGCGGACGCCGCGGTCGCCGATCTGGCCGAACAAGCGGATGATCGTGTTGCTGGGCTTCCTGGTGGGGATCTCGCTCGGCGTGGGCGCCGTAATCATTGCCGAGTTTTTCGACAACTCGATTAAGAAGATCGATGATGCCGAGCAGTCACTGGGCTTTGCGGTGGTGGGGACGATCCCCCGCATCGAGGGGCTGGAAAAGCTGAAGGTTGGACACGGGCATTAGGCGGCAGCGGCGGGCAGACGATGCAGTTGGATTCCGCAATTTCCGATAATAACGTAGTGGCCGATTTGGGCAGATAATGATGCAGCAAGCAGAGGTATCACTTGGAGTTTCATAAGGACATATTGCGCTTGGATGCCGCGCGGGTAACAGACGCGCTATGCGAGACCATCCGCCGGCAGATTCGCGATGATTTGAAGAAGAGCGGTGCGGTGGTGGGGATTTCCGGCGGGATCGACTCGTCGGTCGTGGCGGCGCTGTGTGCGCGCGCGCTGGGACCGCAGCGGGTTCTGGGCGTGATGATGCCGGAGAAGGAGTCGTCCGGCGAGAGCGAGCGACTGGCGCGCGAACTGGCGGCGACGTTCGGTTTCGAGGCGATCAAGGAAGAAATCACCGGCGGACTGGCAGGTATGGGCTGCTACGCCAAGCGTAACGAGGCGATCAAGCAGGTATTTCCGGAATTCGACGAGAGCTACAAGTGCAAGATTACGATTCCGGGCAATATCCTGGCGAAGGACACCTTCAACTTCTTCCACCTGACGATTCAGCGGGAGGGTGAGGCGCCAAAGGTGAAGCGGATGCCGCCGGCGGCGTACGCGCAGATCGTGGCCTCGTCGAATTTGAAGCAGCGCCTGCGGATGACGACGTTGTACTATCATGCCGAGCGCCGCAACTGGGCGGTCGTCGGGACGGGCAACAAAGACGAACATATGCAGGGATTCTTCGTGAAGTACGGCGACGGCGGCACCGATTTGAAGCCGATTGCGCACCTGTTCAAGATCCAGGTGTTCCAGTTGGCGGAGTATCTCGGTGTGCCCCAAGGAATCCTCAAGCGGACACCGACGACGGATACTTACGGTGCGGATCAGACGCAGGAGGAATTCTTCTTCGGGCTCGACTTCTACCGCATGGACATGCTGTGGTATGCTCTGGAGCACAGAGTGCCGGCCGCCAAAGCGGCAGAGGTGTTGGGGCTGACGGTCGATCAGGTGGAGCACGGGTATGCCAACATCGAGCGCAAGATCGTGGCGACGGAGCCGCTGCGGCTGCCGCCGTTGGAGATCAAGTAGGATTCAGGAACCAGGCAGGAGCGGCGGGGCGTCCTGTGAAGCAATAAGGAAGCGTATGCAGGTTGAAGCAGAGAAAGTGCGAGGCGAGATCAGGCAGTTCATTGTCGATACGTTTCTGCTGGGCGACGAGAGCGTCAATTTCAGCGATTCCGATTCGTTTATGCGCAAAGGGATCGTGGATTCGATGGGGATTCTGGAGTTGACGGGGTTTCTCGAGCAGAAATACGGCATCACGGTCGCCGACAACGAGATGCTCCCGACCAACCTGGACAGCGTCGAGTGCCTGCTGGGATACATACGGAAGAAGCTCGCCGGATAGAGCGCGCGGCCGCTCGCGCCGGTTTAGGGCGCCAGCGCCTTTCCCGATAATTCAGTTATGAAGCTCACCGATCTCTTGGAGCGGAGTTCGCAACGATTTCCGGAACGCCCGGCGGTGATCGACCAGGAGCGAACGGTCACATATCGGCAGCTCTGCACTGAAGCGGCGCGGCTGGCTGACGGACTGCGACAACTGCAACTGCCGACCGGCAGCCGGGTTGGCATTCTCGTCGAAAACTCAATCGAATATGTAGAGGCGTTTTTTGCGGTCACCGCGGCCGGGCTGGTGGTGGTGCCGCTGGATTCCTCGGCCACGGCCGAGACGCTACGCTTCATCCTCGGCAATTGCGGCATCAAGGTTCTGATCGCGCATTCGCGCTATCGGCGGCAACTGGCGGGTGCGCTTCAGGGCGAGACGCCGGTGGATCTGCTAATCTGCGACGCTGCGTTGAGGCTCCCCAATGTAGCGGTTCCGGTAACCACCTTCGACGAGATCAAGGGGGGGACAGTCCAGGCGCGGCTGAGCGCCGGGGGAGATGCCCCGATAATCCGCCAGCGCAACGGTGCCGTGCACGAATTGGCGGCGATTTTCTACACCTCCGGCAGCACCGGCACGCCGAAAGGGGTGATGTTGTCGCATCTCAACTTGGTGAGTAATACCTTCGCGACCATCGAGTACTTGAAGCTGACGGAAGCGGATCGAATTCTTGTCATCCTGCCGTTTTACTACATCTACGGCAACTCGCTGCTCTTGACGCATATTGCGTGCGGCGGCTGCCTGGTGATCGACAATCAGTTCATGTATCCGGAGATGGTGCTCAACACGCTGGAGCAAAAGGAATGCACGGGGCTGTCGGGTGTGCCGTCGAATTTCATGATCCTGTTAGGCAAGTCGACCTTGACCAGCCGCGAACTGAAATCGCTGCGGTATTTCACGCAGGCGGGCGGTGCGATGGCGCCGGAGATCATTCGCAAGTTGATGACGGCATTTCCGCAGAAGGAAATCTATATCATGTACGGCCAAACGGAGGCGTCGCCGCGCGTGACGTATTTGCCGCCGGCGCGGCTGGCGGAGAAGCTGGGTTCGATCGGCATCCCGTTGAGCGGGATCACGGTCACGATTGAGGATGATGCCGGACGCGAGATACCCGCAGGCGAAACCGGCGAGTTGGTGGTGGCGGGCGATTGCGTGATGCTGGGCTACTGGGACCAGCCGGACGAGGAGGGCCAGGTGCTGATCGATGCGCGCTTGCACACGGGGGATCTGGGCTACAAGGATGCGGACGGGTTCATCTTTATCGTCGGACGGAAGAAAGAGATCATCAAGACGGGGGGCAATCGCGTGAGCGTGAAGGAAGTTGAGGAGTGCCTGCTGACGAATGAGAAAGTGTTCGAGGTGTGTGTCTTTGGTGTTCCGGATCCGCTGTTGGGGGAGGCGATCAAGGCGGTGATCGTGCTCAAGCACGACGTTGCCGCAGACGCCAAGGAGATACAGGCCTACTGCCGGCGGACCATCAGCGATTACAAAGTGCCGAAGATCATCGAGTTCATGAGCGCGCTGCCGAAATACCAGTCGGGCAAGGTCAACAAGCAATTGCTGAAGCAGCAGACAGCGTAACATTTCGGGATCATCCGAATCGAGCGGGAGAAGCAATCAGTGTGCGGCATAGCCGGATATTTTCAGCTTGAAGGCCAGCGGGAGCCGGATCGCGATCTGCTGGTGCGCATGATTTCGGTTATCCGGCACCGGGGACCGGACGAATTCGGCGCGTACCTGGACGACAAGTGTGCGTTGGGGCATGCCCGCCTGTCGATTATCGACCTATCCACCGGCCAGCAACCGCTGTGCAACGAGGATGAGACGGTTTGGATCGCATTTAACGGGGAGATCTTCAACTACGTCGAATTGCGGCCGGTGCTGGAACAGCATGGCCATCGCTTTCGCACGCACTCCGACACGGAAGTCATCGTGCATGCTTACGAGCAGTGGGGCAGCGACTGTGTGCAGCAGTTCAACGGTCAGTTTGCATTTGCAATTTACGATACCCGCAAGCAATCGCTGTTTCTGGCGCGCGACCGAATGGGGAAGCGGCCGTTGTTCTATACGACGCAGCAAGGGCGATTCTACTTTGCATCGGAAATCAAGGCGCTCTTCTGCGATCCGAGTATCGAACGGCGGCTTGATCCGCAAGGGCTGGATCAAATTTTCACCTGGTGGACGACCGCGCCACCGCGGACGGCATTTGCCGGAATCAGTGAATTGGAATCAGGATGCAGTCTGGAGATTACGAGCGCGGGCATGAAGCCGCGGCGCTACTGGGCGATGGAATATCCGGAGCACTACGACGAAGAACGCAGTGTCGAATCATGGGCCGAGGAGTTGCATGCACTGTTGATCGATTCGGTACGGCTGCGGTTGCGGGCGGATGTGCCGGTGGGGGCATACTTGTCGGGCGGGCTGGATTCGTCGGCGATTGCGGCACTGGTGCGGGAATTCACGACGAACCGGCTGGAGTCGTTCTCGATTGCGTTCGGCGATGCGGCGTTTGACGAGTCGGAGTATCAGAAGCAGATGGCGACGCAATTGGGGACGAGTCATCACTCGGTGCAGTGCGACTACCGCGATATCGCGCAGCACTTTCCGGACGTGATCTGGCACACCGAGCGGCCGATTCTGCGGACGGCGCCGACGCCGATGTACCTGTTGTCGCGGCTGGTGAATCAGACCGGATTCAAGGTCGTGCTGACAGGCGAGGGGTCGGATGAGATTTTCGCCGGGTATGATATTTTCAAGGAGACGAAGATACGGGCGTGGTGGTCGCGGCATCCGGACTCAAGCTGGCGACCGCTGCTGTTGCAGCGCTTGTATCCGACGCTGCCGCTGAGCGAGGTGCGGTCGAGTTACTTCCTGAAGGAATTCTATCGCGAGGGTCTGGCCGAGACCGACAAATATTACTTCTCGCATATGCCACGCATGAAAACGACGTCGCGGATCAAGGATTTCTATTTGCCGATGAACAAGGCGCAGGCAGCGGAATGGAGTGCGGAAGATGCCTTCGCGCATACGCTGCCGGGGGCGTTTGCACGCTGGCCGGTGTTGTCGCGGGCGCAATACCTGGAGGCCAAGTCGCTCTTGTCGGGCTACCTGCTGTCGTCGCAGGGGGATCGGATGGCCGCCGCCAATGCAGTGGAGGGCCGCTATCCGTTTCTCGATCATCGCGTGATCGAGCTGGCGGCCAGAATTCCACCGCGGCACAAAATGTTCGGTCTGAAAGAGAAGTGGATTCTGAAGAAAGCGATGAAGGGATCGCTGCCGCCGGCGATTCTCCAGCGGCCGAAGCAGCCGTACATGGCGCCGGATGCCAAATCATTTACGCAGTCGGATGCACCGGAGTATGTCCGGGAGTTACTTTCGCCGCAACGACTCAGCGAGGTCGGCGTTTTCAATCCGACCATGGCCGGGAAGCTCTACGAGAAATGCCGGAAGCAGGCGGGCGCGCAGATCTCGTTCAAAGACAATATGGCGTTCGTCGGCATCCTGTCGACGCAGATTCTGGCCGATCGCTTCATCCGCAACTTTGATGCGCACCAGACGCCGCGGGTGAGCGAATTTCGCGTCTGGCGCGAGGCCAGCCGGCAGGACTCGCCTAAGAGCTAAGCGCTGCTTTGGTGGCCGCAGCCTGCGTGCCGCTCTTGTTCTCCCACTGATTCCAAACCGGCCTGAAGAACTCCATGAATTTCTGGGCGACAATCTTGTTGCCGGTTTCGTTGGGATGAGAGTCGTGCTCGTTGTCGCGATGGAATTCCCGGCGCAGGACGTTGTCCGAATCGGCAAGAATGTCAAAGAGATCGAAAATCTGAAAATTGTCGAGTCCCGACTCCTGCCGGTACTGCGGCAAGAACTTGCTCAGCAGCCAGTTGTTGAATTCACGGGCGCGTTTGGCGGCCTCCGGGTTGGTCTCGGCCGTGGTCAGCGGCGGGAAAGTCATGTAGATGAACAGACGATCGGGGTGCTGGCGGAACACTTTGCCAAGTTCCGCGAAGCTGGCTTTGTAGTTTTGCAGCGTGCGTTCGCGGCTGGTGGGGTCGCCAGGGCCGGAGCCTTCGCCGGTGATGAAGCTGTTCGGGAAGCAGGACTTGAACATGATGA includes the following:
- the nadE gene encoding NAD(+) synthase, yielding MEFHKDILRLDAARVTDALCETIRRQIRDDLKKSGAVVGISGGIDSSVVAALCARALGPQRVLGVMMPEKESSGESERLARELAATFGFEAIKEEITGGLAGMGCYAKRNEAIKQVFPEFDESYKCKITIPGNILAKDTFNFFHLTIQREGEAPKVKRMPPAAYAQIVASSNLKQRLRMTTLYYHAERRNWAVVGTGNKDEHMQGFFVKYGDGGTDLKPIAHLFKIQVFQLAEYLGVPQGILKRTPTTDTYGADQTQEEFFFGLDFYRMDMLWYALEHRVPAAKAAEVLGLTVDQVEHGYANIERKIVATEPLRLPPLEIK
- a CDS encoding acyl carrier protein: MQVEAEKVRGEIRQFIVDTFLLGDESVNFSDSDSFMRKGIVDSMGILELTGFLEQKYGITVADNEMLPTNLDSVECLLGYIRKKLAG
- a CDS encoding acyl--CoA ligase, translated to MKLTDLLERSSQRFPERPAVIDQERTVTYRQLCTEAARLADGLRQLQLPTGSRVGILVENSIEYVEAFFAVTAAGLVVVPLDSSATAETLRFILGNCGIKVLIAHSRYRRQLAGALQGETPVDLLICDAALRLPNVAVPVTTFDEIKGGTVQARLSAGGDAPIIRQRNGAVHELAAIFYTSGSTGTPKGVMLSHLNLVSNTFATIEYLKLTEADRILVILPFYYIYGNSLLLTHIACGGCLVIDNQFMYPEMVLNTLEQKECTGLSGVPSNFMILLGKSTLTSRELKSLRYFTQAGGAMAPEIIRKLMTAFPQKEIYIMYGQTEASPRVTYLPPARLAEKLGSIGIPLSGITVTIEDDAGREIPAGETGELVVAGDCVMLGYWDQPDEEGQVLIDARLHTGDLGYKDADGFIFIVGRKKEIIKTGGNRVSVKEVEECLLTNEKVFEVCVFGVPDPLLGEAIKAVIVLKHDVAADAKEIQAYCRRTISDYKVPKIIEFMSALPKYQSGKVNKQLLKQQTA
- the asnB gene encoding asparagine synthase (glutamine-hydrolyzing); protein product: MCGIAGYFQLEGQREPDRDLLVRMISVIRHRGPDEFGAYLDDKCALGHARLSIIDLSTGQQPLCNEDETVWIAFNGEIFNYVELRPVLEQHGHRFRTHSDTEVIVHAYEQWGSDCVQQFNGQFAFAIYDTRKQSLFLARDRMGKRPLFYTTQQGRFYFASEIKALFCDPSIERRLDPQGLDQIFTWWTTAPPRTAFAGISELESGCSLEITSAGMKPRRYWAMEYPEHYDEERSVESWAEELHALLIDSVRLRLRADVPVGAYLSGGLDSSAIAALVREFTTNRLESFSIAFGDAAFDESEYQKQMATQLGTSHHSVQCDYRDIAQHFPDVIWHTERPILRTAPTPMYLLSRLVNQTGFKVVLTGEGSDEIFAGYDIFKETKIRAWWSRHPDSSWRPLLLQRLYPTLPLSEVRSSYFLKEFYREGLAETDKYYFSHMPRMKTTSRIKDFYLPMNKAQAAEWSAEDAFAHTLPGAFARWPVLSRAQYLEAKSLLSGYLLSSQGDRMAAANAVEGRYPFLDHRVIELAARIPPRHKMFGLKEKWILKKAMKGSLPPAILQRPKQPYMAPDAKSFTQSDAPEYVRELLSPQRLSEVGVFNPTMAGKLYEKCRKQAGAQISFKDNMAFVGILSTQILADRFIRNFDAHQTPRVSEFRVWREASRQDSPKS